The Rhodococcus antarcticus DNA segment GCGGGCGAGGTCGCCGGTGACCCCGAAGATCACCAGGGCGGACGGTCCCGCGATGCGCGGCAGGCGCTTGTCGCGGGCGTCGCGCAGCGGGTTCGTCCAGCCCTCGGGTGCGGTCACCGGCGGTCGCCTCAGGCCTCGCCGGCGGCGGAGCCGGTCACGGCGTCGAGCTGGCCCTGCACGGTGTCCAGGAGCTCCGTCCAGGAGACCTCGAACTTGGCGACCCCCTCGTTCTCCAGGGTCACGAACACGTCCGGGATGTCCACACCCGCGGCGGAGATCGCGTCGAAGACCTCCTGGGCGACGGCGGAGGTGTCGCTGACGGTGTCGCCGGTGACCTCGCCGTGGTCGGCGAAGGCGTCCATCGTCTTCTCCGGCATGGTGTTCACCGTGTTGGGGCCGACCAGCCCGGAGACGTAGAGCGTGTCCGGCAGGGACGGGTCCTTGACACCGGTGGAGGCCCAGAGCGGGCGCTGGGGAACCGCACCGGCGGCCGCGAGCGCCTGCCAGCGCGGTCCGACCTGGAAGACCTGCTCGTAGGCGCCGTAGGCCAGGCGCGCGTTGGCCAGCCCGGCCTTGCTCTTCAGCGCCATGGCCTCCGGCGTGCCGATGGCGGTGAGGCGCTTGTCCACCTCGGTGTCGACCCGGGAGACGAAGAACGACCCCACGCTGGCGATGGCGGAGAGGTCGTGGCCGTTGGCCCGGGCCTGGTCCAGCCCGTCCAGGTAGGCGTCCATCACCTCGCGGTAGCGCGCCACCGAGAAGATCAGCGTCACGTTGACGCTGATGCCCCTGGCGATCGTCGCGGTGATGGCCGGCAGCCCCGCCTTGGTGGCGGGGATCTTGATCAGCGCGTTCGGCCGGTCGACGGTCTCCCACAGCTCGACGGCCTGCGCCGCGGTCTTCTCGGTCTCGTGGGCCAGGCGCGGGTCCACCTCGATGGAGACGCGGCCGTCCTTGCCGCCCGTGGCCGTGTGCACGTCGGCGAACACGTCGCAGGCGTTGCGGACGTCGTCGGTGGTCAGCGCCCGCACGGCCACCTCGACGTCGGCCCCGGCCGCCACGAGCTCGCGCACCTGGGCGTCGTAGGCCTGGCCCTTGGCGAGGGCGCCGGCGAAGATCGTCGGGTTGGTGGTGACCCCGACGACGCTCTTCGTGGCGATCAGCTCGGCGAGGTTGCCCGAGTCGAGCCGCTCGCGGGAGAGGTCGTCCAGCCACACGGACACCCCGGCAGCGCTCAGCGCCTCCAGGTTCACGTTCTGCTCGCTCATGTCTTCATGCCTCCAGTCGGGCCAGCGAGCGCTGCGCGGCAGCGACGACGGCCTCATCGGTGATCCCGAACTCGCGGTACAGGGTCTTGTAGTCGGCCGAGGCGCCGTAGTGCTCCAGGGACACGACCTCGCCGTCGGTCCCGGTGAACCGGTGCCAGCTCATCGCGATCCCCGCCTCGACGGCCACCCGGGCCCGCACGGTGGGGGGGAGCACGGTGTCGCGGTAGCTCGCCGGCTGGGCGTCGAACCACTCGACGCACGGCATGGACACCACGCGGGTGCCGATGCCCTGGGCCTCGAGCTGCTCGCGGGCGGCCACGGCGATCTGCAGCTCCGAGCCCGTGCCGATCAGCACCACCTGCAGCGGACCGGCCGCGGCGTCGGCCAGCACGTAGCCGCCCCTGGCCACGCCCTCGGCGGAGGTGCCCTCGAGGATCGGCAGGTCCTGGCGGGTCAGCGCGAGACCAGCCGGACCCTCGGGCTGCTCCAGGATCGTCTTCCACGCCGCCGCGGTCTCGTTGGCGTCGCCGGGGCGCACCACGTCGAGGCCGGGGATGGCGCGCAGCGCGGTGAGGTGCTCGACGGGCTGGTGGGTGGGGCCGTCCTCGCCCAGGCCGATGGAGTCGTGGGTCCAGACGTAGACCACCGAGGACTTCATCAGCGCGGCCAGCCGCACGGCCGGGCGCATGTAGTCGCTGAACACGAGGAACGTGCCGCCGTAGGGGCGGGTGGGCCCGTGCAGCGCGATGCCGTTGAGGATGGCCCCCATGGCGTGCTCACGGACGCCGAAGTGCAGCGTGCGGCCGTAGGGGTTGGCCGCCCAGGTGTCGGTGGAGATGCTCACCGGTCCGAAGGAGTCCGCACCCTTGATGGTCGTGTTGTTGGAGCCGGCGAGGTCGGCCGATCCGCCCCAGAGCTCGGGCAGCACGGGGCCGAGGGCGGCCAGGACCGCCTCCGACGCCTTGCGGGTGGCCACGCCCTTGTCGCCGGGCGACCAGGTGGGCAGCGTGTCGGCGTAGCCCGTCGGCAGGGTGCGGCCCAGCACGCGGTCCAGCAGCGTCTTGCGCTCGGGCTCGCGGGCCGCCCAGGCCTCGAAGCGGGGGTTCCACCGCTCGCGCAGCTCGCGTCCGCGGTCCTTGACCCCGCGGACGTGGGCGAGGACCTCGTCGCTGACCTCGAAGGTCTGCTCCGGGTCGAAGCCCAGCGCCTTCTTGACCCCGGCCACCTCGTCGTCGCCGAGCGCGGATCCGTGCACGGCTCCACTGTTCATCTTGGTGGGCGCGGGGTAGCCGATGATGGTGCGCAGCAGGATGAGCGAGGGCTTGCCGGTCTCTGCCTTGGCCGCCAGCAGCGCCTTCTCGATGGCCGCGACGTCCTCGCCCCCCTCGACGACCTGCACGTGCCAGCCGTAGGCCTCGTAGCGCTTCGCCACGTCCTCGCTGAGTGCGATGTCGGTGTCGTCCTCGATGGAGATCTTGTTGTCGTCGTAGACCAGCACGAGGTTGCCCAGCTGCTGGTGCCCGGCGATGGAGGACGCCTCGGAGGTCACGCCCTCCTCGATGTCGCCGTCGGAGGCGATGACGAAGACGTGGTGGTCGAAGGGGCTCTCGCCGGGCGCGGCATCGGGGTCGAACAGGCCGCGCTCGCGGCGGGCGGCCATGGCCATGCCCACGGCGGAGGCGAGGCCCTGGCCCAGCGGGCCGGTGGTGATCTCGATGCCCGGGGTGTGCCGGTGCTCGGGGTGGCCCGGCGTCTTGCTGCCCCAGGTGCGCAGGGCCTTGAGGTCGTCGAGCTCCAGGCCGTAGCCGGCCATGTAGAGCTGGATGTACAGCGTGAGGCTCGAGTGCCCGCAGGAGAGCACGAAGCGGTCGCGTCCGAGCCAGTCCTGGTCGGAGGGATCGTGGCGCATGACGCGCTGGAAGAGTGTGTAGGCCAGCGGCGCGAGGCTCATGGCGGTGCCCGGGTGGCCGTTGCCGACCTTCTGCACGGCGTCGGCGGCGAGCACGCGGGCGGTGTCCACGGCGCGGGTGTCGAGGTCCGTCCAGCCCTCGGGGTGGCGGGCGGTGGTGAGGGAGGCGATGTCGTCTGTGACCGGCACGGCGCAGGAGCTCCTGACGTGGTTGCAGGGGCGGCCCGGGGGAGGGAGCTCTGCGCCGAGTGCAGGTGCGCGGTCGGCGGGGACCCGGCCTCAGGTAGCCCGTTGGTTGACGATGCGGATCGATCAAGACTCTAGTGGTGCGCACGGTCGCTGACGATCCCGGGAACCCGTGTGGCCGAGGACACGGCGGACCGGTCCGGGGGCGGGTCCGGGGGGAACGGCGTCTACTATCGGCTGTCGGAGTCAGGACGGTGGCGGACGAGGAGTCGTGGTGCGGGCAGCGGAGCAGGTCGGCCACGGCGCCGGGGGTCAGGGCGCCGGACGGCAGGGCGGTCGGGGAGCCGGTGTGGACGAACGCACCGGCAGGGCGTCGCGGGGCACGCTCTCGGAGCGCCGCGAGGGATCGGTGC contains these protein-coding regions:
- the tkt gene encoding transketolase, producing MPVTDDIASLTTARHPEGWTDLDTRAVDTARVLAADAVQKVGNGHPGTAMSLAPLAYTLFQRVMRHDPSDQDWLGRDRFVLSCGHSSLTLYIQLYMAGYGLELDDLKALRTWGSKTPGHPEHRHTPGIEITTGPLGQGLASAVGMAMAARRERGLFDPDAAPGESPFDHHVFVIASDGDIEEGVTSEASSIAGHQQLGNLVLVYDDNKISIEDDTDIALSEDVAKRYEAYGWHVQVVEGGEDVAAIEKALLAAKAETGKPSLILLRTIIGYPAPTKMNSGAVHGSALGDDEVAGVKKALGFDPEQTFEVSDEVLAHVRGVKDRGRELRERWNPRFEAWAAREPERKTLLDRVLGRTLPTGYADTLPTWSPGDKGVATRKASEAVLAALGPVLPELWGGSADLAGSNNTTIKGADSFGPVSISTDTWAANPYGRTLHFGVREHAMGAILNGIALHGPTRPYGGTFLVFSDYMRPAVRLAALMKSSVVYVWTHDSIGLGEDGPTHQPVEHLTALRAIPGLDVVRPGDANETAAAWKTILEQPEGPAGLALTRQDLPILEGTSAEGVARGGYVLADAAAGPLQVVLIGTGSELQIAVAAREQLEAQGIGTRVVSMPCVEWFDAQPASYRDTVLPPTVRARVAVEAGIAMSWHRFTGTDGEVVSLEHYGASADYKTLYREFGITDEAVVAAAQRSLARLEA
- the tal gene encoding transaldolase → MSEQNVNLEALSAAGVSVWLDDLSRERLDSGNLAELIATKSVVGVTTNPTIFAGALAKGQAYDAQVRELVAAGADVEVAVRALTTDDVRNACDVFADVHTATGGKDGRVSIEVDPRLAHETEKTAAQAVELWETVDRPNALIKIPATKAGLPAITATIARGISVNVTLIFSVARYREVMDAYLDGLDQARANGHDLSAIASVGSFFVSRVDTEVDKRLTAIGTPEAMALKSKAGLANARLAYGAYEQVFQVGPRWQALAAAGAVPQRPLWASTGVKDPSLPDTLYVSGLVGPNTVNTMPEKTMDAFADHGEVTGDTVSDTSAVAQEVFDAISAAGVDIPDVFVTLENEGVAKFEVSWTELLDTVQGQLDAVTGSAAGEA